In Cetobacterium ceti, a single genomic region encodes these proteins:
- a CDS encoding TIGR03905 family TSCPD domain-containing protein, which yields MKIFKTTNICAKEIGIKLENNIITNIKFFGGCDGNTKGLENLLLGMNKNDVIKKLKNINCRNKGTSCPDQLAIILENL from the coding sequence ATGAAAATTTTTAAAACAACAAATATTTGTGCTAAAGAAATTGGAATCAAATTAGAAAATAATATTATTACTAATATTAAATTTTTTGGTGGATGTGATGGAAATACTAAAGGATTGGAAAATCTTTTACTTGGTATGAATAAAAATGATGTTATTAAAAAATTAAAAAACATCAATTGTAGAAATAAAGGAACTTCTTGTCCAGATCAGTTGGCAATAATTTTAGAGAATTTATAA